The Castor canadensis chromosome 8, mCasCan1.hap1v2, whole genome shotgun sequence genome contains a region encoding:
- the LOC141425949 gene encoding olfactory receptor 6C2-like, producing MRNHTTTFILLGLTNDPHLQVLIFIFLFLTYMLSVTGNLMIISLTIVDSHLKTSMYFFLQNFSFLEISFTTACIPRYLYNISTGDKTITYDNCVTQIFFTYLFGVTECFLLATMSCDRYVAICKPLHYVTIMNTRVCRRLILSCWTAGLLVILPPFSLGLNMEFCDSVIDHYFCDAYPLFKISCMETWLIEQVVILSAVLTFIMTLVCVVLSYIYIIKTILQFPSAQQRKKAFSTCSSHMIVISITYGSCIFVYVNPSAKDSVAINKGVSVLTTSIAPMLNPFIYTLRNKQVKQAFSDSVKRIVLGLKKQGILLI from the coding sequence ATGAGAAACCACACAACAACATTTATCCTACTGGGACTGACCAATGACCCACACCTGCAAGTTCtcattttcatcttcctgttcCTGACCTACATGTTGAGTGTAACAGGGAACCTCATGATCATCTCTCTCACCATCGTGGATTCACACCTTAAAACTTCCATGTACTTTTTCTTACAAAATTTCTCCTTCTTAGAAATCTCATTTACAACTGCTTGTATTCCCAGATACTTGTACAACATATCAACAGGTGATAAGACAATCACCTATGACAATTGTGTCACTCAAATTTTTTTTACATATCTTTTTGGTGTAACAGAATGTTTTCTCCTTGCCACCATGTCCTGTGACCGATATGTTGCCATCTGCAAACCCCTGCATTATGTGACCATCATGAACACCAGGGTCTGTAGAAGACTCATCCTTTCTTGTTGGACAGCTGGTTTGTTGGTCATACTGCCACCATTTAGCCTGGGACTAAATATGGAATTCTGTGACTCTGTTATTGACCATTACTTCTGTGATGCATACCCCCTCTTCAAGATCTCATGCATGGAAACATGGCTCATAGAGCAGGTGGTTATACTCAGTGCTGTGTTAACCTTTATCATGACCCTAGTATGTGTAGTTCTATCCTACATATACATCATTAAGACCATCCTACAATTCCCTTCTGCTCAGCAAAGGAAAAAGGCCTTCTCTACCTGCTCTTCCCACATGATTGTGATTTCCATCACCTACGGAAGCTGCATCTTCGTCTATGTCAATCCTTCAGCAAAGGACTCAGTGGCTATCAACAAGGGTGTGTCAGTCCTCACCACTTCCATCGCTCCTatgctgaaccccttcatctacacCTTGAGAAACAAGCAAGTCAAACAGGCCTTCAGTGACTCAGTCAAAAGAATTGTGTTAGGATTAAAGAAACAAGGAATTTTGTTAATATAG